One genomic window of Candidatus Nitrospira inopinata includes the following:
- a CDS encoding ABC transporter substrate-binding protein: MKRRPQGILTGMPFMTHVSSRSFVDDAGRKFHLASSPRRLVSLAPSITEMLFAIGAGDLVVGVTPFCDFPPEAARKPKVGYGSPNVESLVALQPDLVLAPQEFVKPDLVATLDHLRIPIFFLAGRTVDGVLTQIQTLGRMVNREAEAAALVMELRQRITAVKQRVQGQPPVRVLYVLNSEPLITVGPGSFIDQLIGLAGGLNAAAKSIMPYPRLSIETVLLEDPEVLLFPVGPHAEIPDDQRRAWQRWTGLSAIKHQRLHPISGDLLNRPGPRIVEGLERLAEILHPPASAPSEPPEPRSSGGS, encoded by the coding sequence ATGAAGCGACGGCCGCAAGGAATTTTAACCGGTATGCCGTTCATGACGCATGTCTCGTCACGGTCTTTCGTTGACGATGCGGGCAGGAAGTTTCACCTTGCCTCTTCTCCCCGTCGGCTTGTTTCGTTGGCTCCCAGTATCACGGAAATGTTGTTTGCGATCGGAGCCGGAGACCTGGTGGTTGGGGTGACGCCGTTCTGCGACTTTCCGCCCGAGGCGGCGCGTAAGCCCAAGGTCGGCTACGGGAGCCCCAATGTGGAATCGCTCGTCGCCTTGCAACCGGATTTGGTCCTGGCTCCGCAGGAATTTGTGAAACCTGATCTCGTTGCCACGCTCGATCATCTGCGCATTCCCATTTTCTTCCTGGCCGGTCGGACCGTGGACGGCGTGCTCACGCAGATTCAGACGCTCGGGCGGATGGTCAATCGGGAGGCCGAGGCAGCCGCGCTGGTGATGGAACTGCGCCAGCGGATCACCGCCGTCAAGCAGCGGGTGCAGGGACAGCCGCCGGTGCGAGTGCTCTATGTTTTGAACAGCGAACCCCTGATCACCGTGGGACCGGGGAGTTTCATCGATCAACTGATCGGCTTGGCCGGGGGGCTCAATGCGGCGGCCAAGAGCATCATGCCCTATCCACGACTCAGTATTGAAACGGTATTACTTGAAGACCCAGAGGTGCTGCTCTTTCCCGTTGGACCACATGCGGAAATTCCAGATGACCAACGGCGGGCCTGGCAGCGGTGGACCGGCTTGTCCGCCATCAAGCACCAGCGGCTACACCCCATATCCGGTGACCTGCTGAATCGGCCCGGTCCCCGAATCGTGGAGGGCCTTGAACGACTGGCGGAGATTCTCCATCCGCCTGCCTCGGCTCCTTCTGAACCTCCTGAACCTCGTTCAAGCGGAGGATCGTAA
- a CDS encoding FecCD family ABC transporter permease has protein sequence MTVQSQKAQASVSPRGLAEFEWLTAGAVVTVRRRRLVLAGMVVVAALVIIACTGWGATDLGGGEVLRAWWRLVTAGRLDETGGPVGVILFQVRLPRVLMGFLIGCALAAAGTTLQALLRNPLADPYVLGVSSGAALGITLATLLASTSILTQAPVVPVWGFAGGLIALVVIYRMAQCHGRLPIHGLLLAGVVLNAVLTALMMFITSIMEPVRSAGLIAWLMGSVTVREWGELLGIAAYVLIGTVWLWSYAPVLNLLTQGEETARSLGIDVERTKKRLYVVTALLVGAVVSVSGMIGFVGMVVPHVVRMAIGADHRLVLPAAALVGGMFLIVSDMVARTVLAPSEIPVGVVTALVGGPIFLYFLLAQKSRMV, from the coding sequence GTGACGGTTCAATCGCAGAAGGCACAAGCCTCCGTCTCGCCAAGGGGCTTGGCGGAGTTCGAGTGGCTCACAGCCGGCGCCGTGGTGACCGTCCGCCGCCGCCGGCTGGTGTTGGCCGGAATGGTGGTGGTCGCCGCCCTTGTCATCATCGCCTGCACCGGATGGGGAGCGACTGACCTTGGCGGCGGCGAGGTGCTACGGGCTTGGTGGAGGCTGGTGACGGCCGGCCGTCTCGATGAGACCGGAGGTCCGGTGGGAGTCATTCTGTTCCAGGTCCGGTTGCCGCGGGTTCTGATGGGCTTTCTGATCGGCTGTGCCTTGGCGGCGGCCGGAACCACCTTGCAAGCGTTGCTGCGCAATCCACTGGCCGATCCCTATGTGCTCGGAGTTTCCAGTGGAGCGGCGTTGGGCATCACGCTGGCGACCTTGCTGGCCAGCACGTCCATCTTGACGCAAGCACCGGTGGTGCCGGTATGGGGATTCGCGGGAGGACTCATCGCATTGGTGGTGATCTACCGGATGGCCCAATGTCACGGCCGATTGCCGATTCATGGTCTGTTGCTCGCCGGGGTGGTGCTCAATGCCGTGCTCACAGCCCTCATGATGTTTATCACGTCGATCATGGAGCCGGTCCGTTCCGCCGGTCTGATCGCTTGGCTGATGGGATCGGTCACCGTTCGGGAATGGGGTGAGTTGCTCGGAATCGCCGCTTATGTCTTGATCGGCACGGTGTGGTTGTGGTCTTACGCGCCGGTCTTGAACCTGCTCACGCAGGGGGAGGAGACGGCGAGGTCGTTGGGCATCGACGTTGAACGGACGAAGAAACGTCTGTACGTCGTGACAGCCTTGCTGGTCGGCGCGGTCGTCTCCGTGAGCGGCATGATCGGGTTCGTGGGGATGGTCGTGCCCCATGTGGTTCGCATGGCGATCGGGGCGGACCATCGACTGGTGCTGCCGGCTGCGGCCCTTGTGGGCGGCATGTTCTTGATCGTCTCCGACATGGTCGCCCGCACGGTCCTTGCTCCATCAGAGATTCCCGTCGGGGTGGTGACCGCGCTCGTCGGAGGCCCGATCTTCCTCTATTTTCTCCTGGCGCAAAAAAGCCGGATGGTCTGA
- a CDS encoding ABC transporter ATP-binding protein, with product MPVANECGRAQVMEGAAVAVERVSFRYDHVPPDRRWTVEDVSFSIGFGEVLGIVGPNGSGKSSLLKLMAGLLRPASGAVFVEGRAVATLTPSDVAGILAVVPQEQPPLFPFSVAETVLMGRFPHRKRGWWNMGVGAETEADLVAVHQAMVETDVLALADRLLSDLSGGERQRVLIARALAQEPDILLLDEPTAFLDLSHQIDMCSLVQRLARERHLTVGLVTHDLNVASLLCDRVVMMREGTVRAIGTPAEILRQDILHDVYGCDVMIDRHPQTGRPRVTLPIQAPQDEHRIRAGT from the coding sequence ATGCCGGTTGCCAACGAGTGTGGGCGGGCGCAGGTGATGGAGGGCGCGGCGGTTGCCGTTGAGCGCGTCTCGTTCCGGTACGACCATGTTCCTCCTGACCGGCGCTGGACGGTGGAAGATGTTTCGTTCAGCATCGGGTTCGGCGAGGTCCTTGGCATTGTCGGCCCCAATGGATCAGGCAAGTCGTCGTTGCTCAAATTGATGGCCGGTCTGTTACGCCCCGCTTCCGGCGCCGTGTTCGTGGAAGGACGGGCGGTCGCTACACTGACCCCTTCCGACGTGGCCGGGATTCTTGCGGTCGTGCCGCAGGAACAGCCTCCGCTCTTTCCGTTCTCGGTCGCGGAGACCGTGTTGATGGGGCGATTCCCCCATCGGAAGAGGGGATGGTGGAACATGGGAGTGGGGGCGGAGACAGAAGCGGATCTTGTCGCCGTCCATCAGGCCATGGTGGAGACCGACGTGCTGGCATTGGCTGATCGGCTGCTCTCTGACCTTTCCGGCGGAGAGCGGCAGCGAGTCTTGATCGCCAGGGCCTTGGCCCAGGAACCGGACATTCTGTTGCTTGATGAACCGACCGCCTTTCTTGACCTGAGCCATCAAATCGACATGTGTTCGCTGGTACAGCGGCTGGCCAGGGAACGGCATCTTACGGTGGGGCTGGTCACGCATGACCTCAATGTGGCAAGCCTGCTTTGCGACCGGGTTGTGATGATGAGAGAGGGGACCGTTCGGGCGATCGGAACGCCGGCGGAGATCCTTCGGCAGGACATCCTGCACGATGTCTATGGGTGCGACGTGATGATCGATCGGCATCCGCAGACAGGGAGGCCGCGCGTCACCCTGCCGATACAGGCTCCACAAGATGAGCATCGCATAAGAGCCGGCACATGA
- a CDS encoding carbon-nitrogen hydrolase family protein has product MKVGTIALLHLDIVPGAVARNQAMVAEAVTRAASSGARWIVTPELVSCGLQFPQLLGTDWIRPQPDVWMTRFCRLVRKLGVTVFFAAPEREGNRLYNSVFVIGPRGDILGKHQKINTKSDSLSWSSPGDRAQPVRCDGITVGLLVCADAFTPGIAGSLKRSGAQLLISPSSWGPGLHGPNGEWEDRSRETGVPLIVCNRTGTDRTLDFRKAQSLVVKNGERLLTHSSERSAVLTLDWDFSAMAPMTAAFQMMPLSN; this is encoded by the coding sequence ATGAAAGTGGGAACGATCGCGCTCCTGCACCTCGACATCGTTCCCGGCGCCGTCGCTCGTAATCAGGCGATGGTGGCGGAGGCCGTGACCAGGGCGGCTTCATCCGGCGCCAGGTGGATCGTGACGCCCGAACTGGTGTCATGCGGCCTTCAGTTTCCTCAGCTCCTGGGCACTGACTGGATCAGGCCACAGCCGGACGTTTGGATGACACGGTTTTGCCGACTGGTTCGGAAATTGGGCGTCACGGTCTTTTTCGCTGCTCCGGAACGGGAGGGGAACCGGCTCTATAATTCAGTGTTTGTGATCGGTCCCCGCGGTGACATCCTGGGCAAACATCAAAAGATCAATACCAAGAGCGATTCGCTGTCCTGGTCCAGCCCGGGGGACAGGGCACAACCGGTTCGATGTGATGGCATCACCGTCGGACTCTTGGTGTGCGCCGATGCTTTTACACCTGGTATCGCCGGGTCGTTGAAACGAAGCGGCGCGCAATTGCTCATCTCGCCCTCGTCGTGGGGACCGGGGCTTCATGGACCCAATGGCGAATGGGAGGATCGTTCAAGAGAAACCGGAGTGCCGCTGATCGTCTGTAACCGAACCGGGACGGACCGCACACTGGATTTTCGGAAAGCCCAGAGTCTGGTGGTGAAAAACGGAGAACGACTGCTGACCCATTCATCGGAACGATCGGCCGTTCTGACGCTCGATTGGGATTTCAGCGCCATGGCTCCGATGACAGCCGCTTTTCAGATGATGCCGTTGTCCAACTGA